The genomic interval AGGTCAAGGAGCCGCTCGAGAGCGAGTACAAGTACTTCCGCCCGGATCTCAACATCTTCACATACCTCCACCTGGCCAGCGTACCAAAGCTCGTCGACGCGCTCTGCGAGTACAAGACCCTCTCCATCGGCTACGAGACGGTCGAGACCGACGACCACAGGCTCCCGCTGCTCACCCCCATGAGCGAGGTCGCGGGCCGCATCGCAACGCAGATCGGCACATATCTCCTCCACCGCAACCACGGCGGCAAGGGGCTGCTCCTCGGCGGCGTGACCGGCACCAGGCGCGGCACGGTCGTGGTGATCGGCGGCGGCATCGTGGGCATGAACGCGGCGGACGTGGCCTTCGGACTCAGGGCTGAGACGGTGGTGCTGGACGTGAACGACCAGAGGCTGCACGAGATCGAGAAGAAGTACGGCGGAAAGATGAAGGGGGTGAAGTCCACGCCGGCGACGATCGCCGAGTGGACCGCTAAGGCCGACCTGCTCGTGGGCGCGGTCCTCATCGCGGGCGATCGGGCCCCGCACCTGGTGAGCGAGCAGATGGTCACCACCATGCAGCCCGGCTCCGCGATCGTGGACGTGGCGATCGACCAGGGCGGGTGCGTGGAGACGATAAAGGCGACCAGCCACGACGACCCCACGTACCTCAGGCACGGCGTGATCCACTACGCGGTGCCCAACATGCCGGCGCTGACTCCACACACCTCCACCGAGGCGCTCACCACCGCCACGTTCCCGTACGTGCTGGATCTCGCAAACAAGGGCGTGGAGAGGGCCATCGCCTCCGACCACGTGCTGGCCAAGGGGCTGCAGACAAAGGGCGGCAAGGTCACGCTGCCGGTCCTCCAGAAGCTCTTCCCGCAATGGGCATAGCGAAGAAAAAAACAAGGGTCCACATGCTCCCGTGGGCGAGGCGCAGGGATCTCGCGAAGTTCCTCGCAACTGCGGGAGCGCTCGACTGCGTGCTCGCGGGCGACCGCTGCGCGGTGAAGATCCACTTCGGGGAGAAGGGAAACGACGGCTACATCCGGCCCGAGCTCGTCAAGCCGGTGATAGATCTGATAAGGAAGAAGAAGGCCGCCCCGTTTCTCACCGACACATGCACCATCTACCACGGCCCGCGCAACAACGCGATCGGCCACCTCGCGATCGCGGCCGAACACGGATTCACGATCGAGGCCCTGGGCGCCCCGGTCATCATCGCGGACGGGATGCGCGGCACTGAGCACTGCGACGTGGAGGTGCGCGGCAGGCACTTCTCGAAGGTGAAGATCGGCTCCGCGATCCGCGAGGCGGACTCGATCGTCGTGCTCTCCCACTTCAAGGGGCACCTGCTCACCGGATTCGGCGGGGCGATCAAGAACCTCGGCATGGGCTGCGGCGCGCGCATAGGCAAGTTCGAGATGCACTCGTGCGCCTCCCCCACCTACGTAGAGAAGCTCTGCACCGCATGCGGAGCCTGCGAGGAGGCATGCGCTCACGGCGCAGCCAAGGTGGGCACGAAGAGGGCATCCATCAA from Pseudomonadota bacterium carries:
- the ald gene encoding alanine dehydrogenase; protein product: MIIGVPKEIKTKESRVAITARGAKGLAEAGHTVYVERNAGAHSGIADEEYVKAGAKIENSAEAVWKKAEMIVKVKEPLESEYKYFRPDLNIFTYLHLASVPKLVDALCEYKTLSIGYETVETDDHRLPLLTPMSEVAGRIATQIGTYLLHRNHGGKGLLLGGVTGTRRGTVVVIGGGIVGMNAADVAFGLRAETVVLDVNDQRLHEIEKKYGGKMKGVKSTPATIAEWTAKADLLVGAVLIAGDRAPHLVSEQMVTTMQPGSAIVDVAIDQGGCVETIKATSHDDPTYLRHGVIHYAVPNMPALTPHTSTEALTTATFPYVLDLANKGVERAIASDHVLAKGLQTKGGKVTLPVLQKLFPQWA
- a CDS encoding DUF362 domain-containing protein, translating into MGIAKKKTRVHMLPWARRRDLAKFLATAGALDCVLAGDRCAVKIHFGEKGNDGYIRPELVKPVIDLIRKKKAAPFLTDTCTIYHGPRNNAIGHLAIAAEHGFTIEALGAPVIIADGMRGTEHCDVEVRGRHFSKVKIGSAIREADSIVVLSHFKGHLLTGFGGAIKNLGMGCGARIGKFEMHSCASPTYVEKLCTACGACEEACAHGAAKVGTKRASINLSLCVGCGECVVACPTGALTITWSEGAREVQERMAEYAVGAADGKRLAFVNFINHVTPNCDCLSKGERSMVPDIGILASADPVAIDQASFDLVLKAAGGDVFEEAHPGIDGTIQLAAAEELGLGRRRYELVQI